In Aneurinibacillus sp. REN35, a genomic segment contains:
- a CDS encoding nucleotide sugar dehydrogenase: MEKSLNIAVIGLGFIGLPLSLSYARKGAHVVGLDVSEVLVKEINEGKSHHLEYFEGKSLAQILQEQIAADRFTATTSYEEAASAVDNYIITVGIPVKDGDPEMHYLTGACEALAKVLKKGDTVILRSTVVPGTTEELVKPLLEQSGLVAGEDFYLAYASERIAEGRAFEEFIHMPLALGGINEESAKRAYDVLTFVTEADVTISDIKVVETSKVIENVQRDVNIAMVQQFARFAEKAGIDTFELIRVANTHTRVNLLTPGPGVGGYCLPNALYYLLPKAKEIGVNLHLLETARQINDSVPQVLVQMVETELNKQNKTLGGSKVAVLGLAMKDFSNDDRISPPHYLVQLLREAGATVAAYDPAVPSTYEYKTSSLEEAAKDADALIYVTVQEEFLEIDWNKLIGLMKDKPVILDGKNRVPRSIDENAVLVRI; this comes from the coding sequence ATGGAAAAATCGTTGAATATTGCCGTCATTGGCTTAGGCTTTATTGGCCTGCCTTTGTCGTTAAGTTATGCCCGTAAAGGCGCACATGTAGTCGGACTTGATGTAAGCGAAGTGCTTGTAAAAGAAATCAACGAGGGGAAATCCCACCACCTTGAATACTTTGAAGGTAAATCGCTTGCGCAAATTCTTCAGGAACAGATTGCAGCCGACCGCTTTACCGCTACAACAAGCTATGAAGAAGCGGCTTCGGCGGTCGATAACTATATTATTACCGTAGGCATTCCGGTAAAAGATGGCGATCCGGAAATGCATTATTTGACAGGGGCTTGCGAAGCGCTTGCTAAGGTCCTTAAAAAAGGTGACACTGTCATTCTGCGCAGCACGGTGGTTCCGGGTACAACAGAAGAGCTTGTAAAACCGCTGCTTGAGCAGAGTGGCCTTGTGGCAGGAGAGGACTTCTACCTGGCCTATGCATCAGAGAGAATTGCGGAGGGTCGGGCATTTGAGGAGTTCATCCATATGCCGCTTGCCCTAGGCGGCATTAATGAAGAGAGTGCAAAGCGCGCATATGATGTGCTTACATTCGTGACGGAAGCGGATGTTACGATCTCTGATATTAAAGTTGTCGAAACATCAAAAGTTATTGAGAATGTACAGCGTGATGTGAATATTGCTATGGTGCAGCAGTTCGCCCGTTTTGCAGAAAAGGCTGGTATTGATACGTTTGAACTTATTCGCGTTGCTAATACACATACGCGCGTAAATCTGCTGACACCAGGACCAGGTGTAGGCGGCTATTGCCTGCCGAACGCGCTGTATTATTTACTGCCAAAAGCAAAGGAGATCGGTGTAAACCTCCACCTGTTGGAGACGGCGCGTCAGATTAACGATAGTGTACCGCAAGTGCTTGTGCAAATGGTGGAGACGGAGCTGAATAAGCAGAACAAAACATTGGGAGGAAGCAAGGTCGCTGTGCTAGGCCTTGCGATGAAGGACTTCTCCAATGATGACCGTATCAGCCCGCCGCATTACCTTGTACAACTGCTTCGTGAAGCCGGCGCTACCGTTGCCGCGTACGATCCGGCTGTACCAAGCACATACGAATACAAGACATCCAGCCTAGAGGAAGCGGCAAAAGATGCCGATGCGCTCATTTATGTTACGGTACAGGAAGAATTCCTTGAGATTGATTGGAACAAACTCATTGGCTTGATGAAGGATAAACCGGTGATTCTGGATGGAAAAAACCGTGTACCTCGCAGCATTGATGAAAATGCTGTGCTTGTTCGCATCTAA
- the cas3 gene encoding CRISPR-associated helicase Cas3' codes for MFYAKSLPEESIQEHTEQLYQRYQCLYEINKSKYLHISERDWWLLELAVKYHDIGKADPVFQNKIRTVLSKPTLPCKSTHSVPHNYLSVAAIPYKKLGLTDEESKLLALAVGYHHERKTDLKKADILANYKQNIIPILQDINRHAGVELTERPRSKAIDWLEKRIVLSDDALFFRYVMIKGLLHRLDHSASAHVAVELASHLHVDEYVNRFFSEKIKQPKRKLQVFTESNQYHHVLAVAQTGMGKTEAALLWIGKEKGFFTLPLRTSINAMYKRLSDPDKGIGFTSRPETVEEEAIGLLHSTSLDYLYDLDKETGKEDQQLEMVYEQSKHFANKLIISTIDQILKFPFFYLGFEKELATMAGAKIVIDEMQSYDPRIAALVIRALELIDKIGGKFMIMTATMPDIYIRALEKRLSKSNIPLVKETFFDDTILRHYVHIHHASILEAAEEVITDATNKKVLVICNTVQRAKEVYKELSEDGTIQEIHLLHSQFIRRDRAAKESGEEGILAFAHSGKTGIWVTTQLVEASLDIDFDVLYTEMSTLDSQFQRYGRCNRKGGKPTEEPNVHVFMENVSGIGKRSVYHPDIYERSVHLITAFDKQLLLESEKMKMIEQLYDEAELEGTAFKKEFENTLEELVHMPAYQIDKKEAQELLRDIEQTQVIPREIFLAEGQDLFDTYEKQTDKKARREIRRQIEQLTVGVNKWKSRDHIHQAGIPKSFRELYVLDCEYSVEIGIDLDKETDPFL; via the coding sequence ATGTTTTACGCAAAATCTTTACCCGAAGAATCTATTCAGGAACACACAGAGCAGCTTTATCAGAGATATCAATGTCTTTATGAAATAAACAAAAGCAAGTACCTTCACATATCGGAGCGTGATTGGTGGCTTCTAGAGCTTGCTGTGAAGTACCATGATATCGGAAAGGCAGATCCTGTTTTTCAAAATAAAATTAGAACTGTACTGAGCAAGCCTACACTTCCCTGTAAGTCTACTCACTCTGTACCGCATAATTATCTTTCTGTAGCAGCTATCCCCTATAAAAAGCTAGGACTCACTGATGAAGAAAGCAAGTTATTGGCGTTGGCGGTCGGATATCATCATGAGCGTAAAACCGATCTGAAAAAGGCTGATATACTTGCGAATTACAAACAAAATATCATTCCCATTTTACAGGATATCAACAGGCACGCAGGTGTGGAGCTTACTGAGCGTCCTCGCAGTAAGGCCATCGATTGGTTGGAAAAAAGGATTGTATTATCAGATGATGCCCTGTTTTTTCGCTACGTTATGATAAAAGGGCTGCTTCATCGCCTCGATCATTCCGCTTCCGCACATGTAGCTGTTGAACTTGCTTCGCACTTGCATGTCGATGAATATGTGAATCGGTTCTTTTCTGAAAAGATAAAACAGCCCAAACGTAAACTACAAGTATTTACCGAATCGAATCAGTACCATCATGTCCTGGCTGTCGCACAAACAGGCATGGGAAAAACGGAAGCCGCCTTACTGTGGATCGGAAAGGAAAAAGGTTTTTTCACACTGCCCTTGCGAACAAGCATCAATGCCATGTATAAGCGGCTGAGCGACCCGGACAAAGGAATCGGATTTACAAGCAGACCGGAAACTGTGGAAGAAGAAGCCATTGGCTTGCTTCATTCCACTAGCTTGGATTATTTATATGATCTTGATAAGGAGACGGGAAAGGAAGATCAGCAATTAGAGATGGTGTATGAGCAATCAAAGCATTTTGCTAACAAGCTCATTATCTCCACGATCGATCAAATCCTCAAATTCCCTTTTTTCTATCTCGGATTTGAAAAGGAGCTTGCTACGATGGCAGGCGCAAAGATTGTGATCGATGAGATGCAGTCTTATGATCCAAGGATTGCAGCATTGGTCATTCGTGCACTTGAACTAATTGATAAGATTGGCGGCAAATTTATGATCATGACGGCGACCATGCCGGATATTTATATACGAGCACTTGAGAAACGACTAAGTAAAAGCAATATTCCACTTGTGAAAGAAACATTTTTCGATGATACGATTTTGCGGCACTATGTGCACATTCACCATGCTTCTATATTGGAGGCAGCGGAGGAAGTAATAACAGATGCCACTAATAAAAAAGTGCTTGTGATTTGTAATACGGTTCAGCGAGCCAAAGAAGTGTACAAAGAATTAAGTGAAGACGGAACAATACAAGAGATACATCTTCTTCACTCCCAGTTTATTCGTAGAGATCGTGCAGCAAAAGAGAGCGGCGAGGAAGGGATTTTAGCATTTGCTCATTCGGGAAAAACAGGAATCTGGGTTACGACGCAGCTTGTGGAAGCAAGCCTGGACATTGACTTTGACGTGCTGTATACGGAAATGTCTACACTTGATAGTCAGTTTCAACGTTACGGAAGATGCAATCGAAAAGGGGGAAAGCCGACAGAGGAGCCCAATGTGCATGTATTCATGGAAAACGTGAGTGGAATTGGAAAACGCTCAGTTTATCACCCGGATATTTATGAGCGGAGTGTACATCTGATTACGGCTTTCGACAAGCAGCTTTTACTAGAATCAGAAAAGATGAAAATGATTGAGCAATTATATGATGAAGCAGAGCTAGAAGGTACAGCCTTTAAAAAAGAGTTCGAAAATACATTGGAGGAACTGGTCCACATGCCAGCTTACCAGATTGACAAAAAAGAAGCACAGGAATTGCTGCGTGATATTGAGCAAACGCAAGTGATTCCACGTGAGATTTTTTTGGCAGAGGGACAAGATTTATTTGATACATATGAGAAGCAAACCGATAAAAAAGCCCGGCGAGAAATTAGAAGACAAATTGAACAGTTAACCGTTGGTGTGAATAAATGGAAGTCTCGGGATCATATTCATCAAGCAGGAATTCCTAAATCATTTAGGGAATTGTATGTTCTTGATTGTGAATACTCCGTAGAAATCGGCATCGATCTAGATAAAGAAACGGATCCATTTTTGTAA
- the cas5b gene encoding type I-B CRISPR-associated protein Cas5b, which translates to MKVLRLKLFQETACYKKPHACKVSETYPLPPFSTVKGMLHAVMDARTLIPMKLCIQGEYDTIISDYQTHYFFKKDKTDEFALTADGLGITRKLADITTMPIYRHLLYHVHLTIFVQAEANILQQLQERICSSCHISLGRWEDLVRVDECEIVELTEVEDADLTLHAFVPAKFIRDSSYIPYRLNWTYRIVNGVRVWDKIEAGYVQKGSAIEADEGIWVDDEETAVFFHE; encoded by the coding sequence ATGAAAGTTTTACGGTTAAAGTTATTTCAGGAAACGGCTTGTTATAAAAAGCCGCATGCATGTAAGGTTTCAGAAACATACCCATTGCCGCCTTTTTCGACAGTAAAGGGAATGCTTCATGCAGTCATGGATGCCCGGACATTGATTCCAATGAAGTTATGTATTCAAGGAGAATACGATACGATCATCAGTGACTATCAGACGCATTACTTCTTTAAAAAAGATAAAACAGACGAATTTGCATTGACGGCTGATGGCCTGGGCATTACAAGGAAACTTGCTGATATTACAACGATGCCAATCTATAGACACTTGCTCTATCACGTTCATTTGACGATATTTGTTCAAGCGGAAGCCAATATACTTCAACAGCTACAGGAGAGAATATGTTCCTCCTGCCACATTAGTCTTGGGCGTTGGGAAGATCTTGTCCGTGTGGATGAGTGTGAAATCGTCGAACTAACAGAAGTAGAAGATGCTGATTTAACGTTACACGCTTTTGTGCCAGCGAAGTTTATTCGTGATTCTTCCTATATACCATACCGCCTTAATTGGACGTATCGTATTGTCAATGGAGTACGAGTATGGGACAAGATCGAAGCCGGTTATGTGCAAAAGGGAAGCGCAATTGAAGCGGATGAAGGCATATGGGTCGATGATGAAGAAACAGCCGTCTTTTTCCATGAGTGA
- a CDS encoding LysE/ArgO family amino acid transporter produces the protein MLQAFLHGMVLAFGLILPLGAQNVFVFSQGAAQPTFIRALPVILTASICDTILIALAVLGVSLVVLTFTWLKTMLFAIGVLFLLYMGWMTWRSDNHIKNGEQGSLPPKKQIAFAASVSLLNPHAILDTIGVIGTSSLTYAGGEKWAFALSCIFISYMWFFGLAIAGRMLGTLDKTGRWMQAINRGSALLIWGVACYMAVQLLTALA, from the coding sequence ATGCTGCAAGCTTTCCTGCACGGTATGGTGCTCGCCTTCGGACTGATCCTGCCGCTTGGAGCACAGAATGTATTCGTATTCTCACAAGGTGCGGCTCAACCGACATTCATACGGGCTCTTCCTGTAATTCTAACAGCATCCATTTGCGATACGATTCTTATCGCATTAGCGGTATTAGGGGTCTCGCTTGTAGTGCTGACATTTACCTGGTTAAAAACCATGCTGTTTGCCATCGGTGTCCTGTTCTTGCTATACATGGGTTGGATGACATGGAGAAGCGACAACCATATTAAAAACGGCGAGCAGGGGAGCCTGCCGCCAAAAAAACAAATTGCGTTTGCTGCTTCTGTGTCGCTGTTGAACCCGCATGCCATCCTCGATACGATCGGGGTAATCGGGACCAGTTCACTTACATACGCCGGGGGTGAGAAATGGGCGTTCGCCCTCTCCTGCATCTTCATCTCGTATATGTGGTTCTTCGGATTGGCTATTGCCGGACGCATGCTTGGCACGCTGGACAAAACCGGGCGATGGATGCAGGCAATTAATCGAGGATCTGCACTCTTGATCTGGGGCGTTGCCTGTTATATGGCTGTACAGCTGCTTACCGCTCTTGCGTAA
- a CDS encoding glycosyltransferase family 4 protein, protein MKAKKKMLLVAYLFPPIGGGGVPRALKMARYLAEEGWDVHVLTVDHTYHATKDDSLLRQLPSNVFIYRAKEFNLVQTMRPTQKEAPKQSDKQNSAAPSHQSGGVKQMLKQRIVPLLKKVKNTMMIPDDMIGWLPQAAKLGEEIVKKHDISVMFSTSGPYTNHLVARKIKRGTGITWIADFRDPWTQNMHRSGVAWREAWEERMERSVMAESDAVTTVTYGFAENFKQKFGKEISRIEVIHNGFDPKDYSDIAEPPEDGKFTLAYPGIFYRERNPRLLLEAIAELIEAGAIERNKILLRFAGVFDYPGYSDNIDCVHRLGLEGEVEIMGNLPHKEALSMMKGADVLMLIGDTAPGSGVYIPGKLYEYMAIGHPILALSVEGESTKIIRKFSLGEVVNPLDKEEIKQAFLRMYKQWEAAPGGTDRARDILQRAHGGDLAIYNRQVQAHMLGNLMEELLTQER, encoded by the coding sequence ATGAAGGCGAAGAAAAAAATGCTGCTGGTAGCGTACCTATTTCCGCCGATTGGCGGGGGCGGTGTACCGCGTGCTTTGAAGATGGCCCGGTATCTGGCAGAAGAAGGCTGGGACGTGCACGTACTGACAGTGGATCATACATATCATGCAACGAAAGATGACTCGCTTCTGCGTCAATTGCCCTCCAATGTGTTCATATATCGTGCCAAGGAATTCAATCTCGTGCAGACCATGCGACCGACACAAAAAGAGGCACCGAAGCAAAGTGACAAGCAGAATTCAGCAGCTCCCTCTCATCAGAGCGGTGGGGTGAAGCAGATGCTTAAGCAGCGGATTGTTCCGCTGCTGAAAAAGGTAAAAAATACCATGATGATTCCAGATGATATGATTGGCTGGCTCCCGCAAGCAGCCAAGCTTGGCGAAGAGATCGTGAAGAAACATGACATTTCTGTGATGTTTTCAACGTCTGGTCCATATACGAATCACCTTGTTGCCCGTAAAATTAAGCGGGGAACCGGCATTACGTGGATCGCTGATTTCCGTGATCCATGGACGCAGAACATGCACCGCTCCGGTGTGGCATGGCGTGAAGCTTGGGAAGAGCGGATGGAACGAAGTGTCATGGCCGAATCGGATGCTGTAACGACGGTAACGTACGGCTTTGCAGAGAATTTTAAGCAGAAGTTCGGAAAGGAAATCAGCCGAATTGAAGTTATTCATAATGGATTTGACCCCAAGGACTATAGCGATATTGCTGAACCGCCTGAAGACGGAAAGTTTACGCTCGCCTACCCTGGGATTTTCTATAGGGAGCGCAATCCCCGTCTTCTGCTTGAGGCTATAGCTGAGTTGATCGAAGCAGGGGCGATAGAACGGAATAAAATTCTGCTGCGGTTCGCTGGCGTATTCGATTATCCGGGCTATAGCGACAACATTGATTGTGTGCATCGCTTAGGTCTTGAGGGTGAAGTTGAGATTATGGGGAACCTCCCGCATAAAGAGGCGCTTTCGATGATGAAGGGAGCGGATGTTCTGATGCTCATCGGGGATACAGCGCCGGGCTCAGGCGTCTATATCCCAGGCAAGCTGTATGAATATATGGCAATCGGACACCCGATTCTAGCGTTATCTGTTGAAGGGGAGTCAACGAAAATTATTCGCAAGTTCAGCTTGGGTGAAGTCGTCAATCCGCTTGATAAGGAAGAAATTAAGCAGGCATTTCTTCGGATGTACAAGCAGTGGGAGGCAGCACCTGGCGGCACGGATCGCGCGCGCGATATTCTACAGCGCGCTCATGGTGGGGATCTAGCCATCTATAACCGTCAAGTGCAGGCGCATATGCTCGGCAACTTGATGGAAGAGCTGCTTACGCAAGAGCGGTAA
- a CDS encoding DUF350 domain-containing protein, with product MLIFSNPYVLTAAYFAAALLALIIFLSIFEIVTKYKDWEEIKRGNVSVAMATAGKIFGICNIIRYSIEHNDGIGHTLLWSSYGFLLLLIAYFVFEFLTPMFKVDEEIANDNRAVGLLSMVISIGLSYVIGASIV from the coding sequence TTGCTTATTTTTTCGAATCCGTATGTGCTGACGGCTGCTTACTTTGCGGCAGCGCTGCTTGCGCTTATTATTTTTCTTTCCATATTCGAGATTGTAACCAAATACAAAGATTGGGAGGAGATCAAACGGGGGAATGTATCCGTTGCTATGGCGACAGCGGGAAAAATTTTTGGAATTTGCAATATTATCCGCTATTCCATCGAGCATAATGACGGCATCGGCCATACGCTTCTATGGAGTTCGTATGGGTTTCTTCTGTTGTTGATTGCCTATTTTGTCTTTGAATTTTTAACGCCTATGTTTAAGGTCGATGAAGAGATTGCCAATGATAACCGGGCGGTCGGGCTATTATCCATGGTCATCTCTATCGGATTGTCCTATGTCATTGGGGCAAGCATCGTGTGA
- the cas6 gene encoding CRISPR-associated endoribonuclease Cas6, which produces MRLEINFKAKEVPKYYRMGMLSLIKESLSRANPSYYHKVFSNNPSPKPFAYAVYLKNFSYKAETIELNGFTLFLTSSDYEFMTHFYNGMSQMKTCRYLEFEWELEKIRMLPEKSLHSSHAVFKTVSPILIESKDGKPLFPHDASYEQEFNYYANLVVLACLGRSLRRPLIVKPLQMKKMVIKESNRVLREGDHPFQILYLTTFKGHLYIEGDREDLLCLYQNGISKRRSFGLGMLDIEMEGVRS; this is translated from the coding sequence ATGCGATTAGAAATAAACTTTAAAGCAAAAGAAGTTCCCAAGTATTATCGTATGGGAATGCTCAGCTTAATCAAAGAGTCTCTTTCCAGAGCTAATCCATCCTATTATCATAAAGTATTCTCCAACAATCCTTCACCAAAACCTTTTGCCTATGCAGTATATTTGAAGAATTTTAGTTACAAAGCCGAGACAATTGAACTGAATGGCTTTACTCTATTTCTAACTTCAAGTGATTATGAATTTATGACGCATTTTTATAATGGAATGAGCCAGATGAAGACGTGTCGTTATCTTGAATTTGAATGGGAACTTGAGAAAATCCGCATGCTTCCTGAAAAAAGCCTTCATTCTTCACACGCTGTGTTTAAAACAGTTTCACCTATTCTTATTGAATCAAAGGATGGTAAACCGCTCTTTCCCCATGATGCTTCGTATGAGCAGGAATTTAACTATTATGCTAATCTTGTCGTTTTGGCCTGTCTTGGAAGATCATTAAGGCGTCCGTTGATTGTAAAGCCTCTGCAAATGAAAAAAATGGTGATTAAAGAATCGAATCGAGTTCTTCGCGAAGGAGATCATCCTTTTCAAATTCTATATCTTACTACGTTCAAAGGTCACTTATATATAGAAGGAGATCGAGAAGATTTACTGTGTCTGTACCAAAACGGCATTTCAAAACGACGATCTTTTGGGTTAGGCATGCTGGATATTGAGATGGAGGGGGTGAGATCTTGA
- the cas7i gene encoding type I-B CRISPR-associated protein Cas7/Cst2/DevR — protein sequence MGRALTMTIVFRGNSLNYGEGIGNISELKKIHRGNGDVFTFASRQSLRYDMVRLGNEWFDWNLDTVDKTKGTVQFKESISIKESTEMDLFGYLKTGKKSEKRPAVARLSHAVSLEPYRSDMEFLNNMGLAERINEDPNLANIEQHDSLYAYTLTLDLNRVGKDGEIKLSTEEKIKRIHELLDIVKLLNRNIRGRQETLSPLFVIGGIYKAANPFFLGRVHLMPQSKDWRIKTEAIRSTLETSFGGEIVKEQTYIGYINGIFGNEEEFQQLVEERAGSVENFFEYIKAEIVQYFEGESQ from the coding sequence ATGGGCAGAGCACTGACAATGACGATTGTTTTTCGGGGCAATTCATTAAATTATGGAGAGGGAATTGGCAACATTTCCGAGTTGAAAAAAATTCATCGGGGTAATGGAGATGTATTTACGTTCGCTTCTAGACAAAGCCTTCGTTATGATATGGTTCGGCTCGGAAATGAATGGTTTGACTGGAACTTAGATACCGTGGATAAAACGAAGGGAACGGTTCAGTTTAAAGAAAGTATCTCGATTAAAGAGTCAACGGAAATGGATCTTTTCGGATATTTGAAAACAGGAAAGAAATCGGAGAAGCGTCCGGCTGTTGCCCGTCTGTCTCATGCGGTATCGCTTGAACCCTACCGCAGTGATATGGAGTTTCTAAACAATATGGGGCTGGCAGAGCGAATCAATGAAGATCCTAATCTTGCAAACATTGAACAGCATGATAGCCTGTATGCATATACGTTAACACTGGATTTAAACAGAGTGGGAAAAGATGGGGAGATTAAGCTTTCCACAGAAGAAAAAATTAAGCGTATTCACGAACTGCTAGACATTGTGAAACTATTAAACCGTAATATTCGTGGGCGTCAGGAAACGCTTTCTCCCTTATTCGTAATTGGTGGGATCTATAAAGCGGCCAATCCGTTCTTTTTAGGACGCGTTCACTTAATGCCGCAATCAAAAGACTGGCGGATTAAAACAGAGGCCATTCGCAGTACATTGGAAACCTCTTTTGGAGGAGAAATCGTCAAGGAACAAACATACATTGGATACATTAATGGTATCTTCGGAAATGAAGAAGAGTTTCAGCAACTGGTTGAGGAAAGAGCCGGAAGTGTAGAGAACTTTTTTGAATACATAAAAGCAGAAATTGTACAGTATTTTGAAGGTGAATCTCAATGA
- a CDS encoding aminotransferase-like domain-containing protein: protein MRSDEWRPNLNEGTPIYRQIVAYIKEKIAQGEWPIGFRIPAERTLAKQLGVNRSTVTTAFAELAAEGLIEGKRGSGTHVVNNTWTLLAAAHPPDWRTYVESGVHRPNLSMIQRINREEFTSGIIRLGTGEIAPDLFPAETMRKIMVRAGESINSLGYEEPQGLYALREEISRHVASYGITASPSSILIVSGVLQALHLISIGLLPQGSSILLEKPSYLHSVRVFQSAGIKLCDMEALPCAKDIPALIAHSKRKTAASLLYTIPSFHNPTGRVLGEEARKCLLDVCGQERLPIVEDDVYGELWLDKRPPAPLKAHDKHGLVLYMGSLSKTLSPGLRIGWLIGPEPVIQRLADIKMQTDYGSSSLSQWTAREWLASGLYTEHVAQIRQKLRERREVAVEMLSTYMSGLAEWHVPAGGFYIWLRLLPELSLSALFDEALSHGILLNPGTIYHPDARSYLRLSYAYASSEEMEEGIRRLALLVKKASEG, encoded by the coding sequence GTGAGAAGTGATGAATGGAGGCCGAACCTTAATGAAGGGACTCCGATCTATCGACAAATTGTCGCATACATAAAAGAAAAAATTGCCCAAGGAGAGTGGCCGATTGGTTTTCGAATTCCGGCGGAGCGCACGCTTGCCAAGCAGCTTGGTGTCAATCGAAGCACAGTTACAACCGCCTTTGCGGAACTTGCGGCTGAAGGGTTAATTGAAGGGAAGCGGGGGAGCGGTACACACGTTGTAAATAACACGTGGACGCTGCTTGCGGCCGCACATCCACCTGATTGGCGCACGTATGTAGAATCGGGCGTCCACCGGCCCAATCTATCGATGATTCAGCGTATTAATCGTGAAGAATTTACATCCGGCATCATCCGGCTTGGTACGGGAGAGATAGCCCCGGACTTATTCCCGGCCGAGACGATGAGAAAGATAATGGTGCGGGCAGGGGAGAGCATCAACTCACTTGGTTATGAAGAGCCGCAGGGACTGTATGCGCTGCGGGAAGAGATAAGCCGCCATGTGGCATCTTACGGAATCACGGCATCGCCTTCGTCTATTCTCATTGTCTCCGGTGTCCTGCAGGCGCTTCACCTAATCTCGATCGGTCTGCTGCCGCAGGGCTCATCCATCCTGTTAGAGAAACCCTCCTATCTTCATTCAGTACGCGTGTTTCAGTCGGCAGGTATCAAGCTTTGCGATATGGAGGCACTTCCTTGTGCCAAAGACATTCCTGCTCTGATCGCACACAGTAAGCGTAAAACGGCGGCTTCTCTGCTCTATACGATTCCGTCCTTTCATAATCCTACAGGGCGTGTATTGGGAGAGGAAGCAAGGAAGTGCTTACTTGATGTGTGTGGACAGGAGCGATTACCGATTGTTGAAGATGATGTGTATGGAGAGCTGTGGCTTGACAAGCGTCCTCCTGCTCCGCTCAAAGCGCATGATAAGCATGGCCTTGTCCTTTATATGGGCAGTCTTTCAAAAACGCTCAGTCCAGGTCTGCGGATTGGCTGGCTCATCGGGCCGGAACCGGTCATTCAGCGGCTGGCTGATATTAAAATGCAGACAGACTACGGCTCAAGCTCATTGTCTCAGTGGACAGCGCGAGAATGGCTTGCCAGCGGATTGTATACGGAACACGTAGCACAGATTCGGCAGAAGCTGCGAGAAAGAAGAGAAGTGGCAGTAGAGATGCTCTCTACCTATATGAGCGGACTTGCGGAGTGGCATGTACCTGCGGGCGGCTTCTATATCTGGCTGCGCCTTCTTCCTGAACTTTCGCTCTCTGCCCTGTTTGATGAGGCGCTGAGTCATGGAATCCTGCTGAATCCCGGCACAATCTATCATCCAGACGCGCGTTCCTATTTGCGGCTCTCGTATGCTTATGCATCATCTGAAGAGATGGAGGAAGGTATCCGTCGTCTGGCTTTGCTGGTGAAAAAGGCAAGTGAAGGATAA